From the Deltaproteobacteria bacterium genome, one window contains:
- a CDS encoding PAS domain-containing protein, with protein MAPTITPNIGVEIRSWHRMFLLSLVILGGLFIISRYNYLLFHSLAEGFSIVIACAIFVIAWNARSMLQNNYLLFVGIAYLFVGGLDFLHTLAYQGMQVFPGHDANLPTQLWVGARFIESLSLLIALLFIHRRLRTAVAFTAYAAVMVVLLLAVFRWNIFPDCFMEQKGLTAFKKISEYTICVIFLIAGGLLFFTGNAFDRNVRHLLMASALVSIGVELSFTLYTDVYGLFNLVGHFLKIVSFYLIYRAVIVTGIKKPHAVLFRDLQQNEAFLNSVVMSSLSGLYIYDIKAKMNTFINPQYTRLTGYTLDDISQMGELNFFNLFHPKDRAGIAAHWDIMRKAEDGEIHEIEYRFKTATGRWIWCISRDTVFKRTKDHSARQFIGSFLDITEWKEAERKLKQARDELQQRVRDRTAVLRWRNRELREFAYVASHDLQEPLRKIQTFGEMLEREASENLSTKSRDYLHRMNRAAYHMQTLVQNLLAYSRLSSNAQPYVPTDLLEIVQKARDNLELKIEETGASITIGALPTIDADPIQMIQLFQNLISNALSFHRDDHPPNLHIYSISEQAIDDASSGYLEIRVQDNGIGFDEKYLEQIFKPFKRLHTRQAYEGTGMGLSICRKIVERHGGDITARSTPGQGATFMVRLPFVQKKGGHFPTKGQ; from the coding sequence ATGGCTCCCACCATAACCCCAAACATCGGCGTAGAGATCCGGTCCTGGCATCGGATGTTTTTGTTGAGCCTGGTGATCCTCGGGGGACTGTTTATAATCAGCCGCTATAATTATCTCCTCTTTCATAGCCTGGCGGAAGGTTTCAGCATCGTCATCGCCTGTGCCATTTTTGTTATCGCCTGGAATGCACGGTCGATGCTCCAAAATAATTATCTGCTTTTTGTCGGGATTGCCTACTTGTTCGTTGGGGGGTTGGATTTTCTTCATACCTTGGCATATCAGGGGATGCAGGTCTTCCCAGGCCATGACGCCAACTTACCCACGCAACTTTGGGTGGGTGCGAGGTTCATCGAAAGTCTCTCTCTCCTTATTGCCCTTCTATTCATTCACCGACGCCTGAGAACGGCCGTGGCATTCACAGCCTATGCCGCAGTCATGGTTGTCCTGCTGCTGGCCGTTTTCCGATGGAATATCTTCCCGGATTGTTTTATGGAACAAAAAGGGTTGACCGCGTTTAAAAAAATCAGCGAATACACGATCTGTGTCATTTTCCTGATTGCCGGTGGTCTCCTGTTTTTCACAGGCAACGCCTTTGACCGGAACGTACGCCATCTTCTTATGGCATCCGCGCTGGTCAGCATAGGTGTCGAACTCTCCTTTACGCTGTATACCGATGTCTATGGGCTCTTTAACCTGGTCGGCCATTTTCTTAAGATTGTCTCATTTTACCTCATTTACAGGGCCGTCATCGTCACCGGCATTAAAAAACCGCATGCGGTCTTGTTCAGAGATCTCCAGCAAAATGAGGCCTTTTTAAACAGCGTGGTCATGTCGTCACTGAGCGGTCTGTACATCTACGATATCAAGGCAAAGATGAATACCTTTATTAACCCCCAGTACACAAGACTGACCGGATATACCCTCGATGATATTTCCCAAATGGGAGAATTAAACTTTTTCAATCTTTTTCACCCGAAAGACCGGGCCGGGATTGCCGCACATTGGGATATAATGAGGAAGGCCGAAGACGGGGAAATTCATGAAATTGAGTACCGGTTCAAAACCGCAACGGGTCGTTGGATATGGTGCATTTCGCGGGATACGGTCTTCAAGCGCACAAAGGACCATTCCGCCCGTCAGTTTATCGGATCATTTCTGGACATTACTGAGTGGAAAGAGGCCGAACGCAAACTCAAACAGGCACGGGACGAACTGCAACAGCGCGTTCGAGACCGCACCGCTGTTCTGCGCTGGAGGAACCGGGAATTGAGGGAGTTTGCATATGTTGCCTCCCATGATTTACAGGAACCCTTGCGAAAAATCCAAACCTTTGGTGAAATGTTGGAACGTGAAGCCTCGGAAAACCTGTCCACGAAATCCAGGGATTACCTGCATCGAATGAACAGGGCCGCCTACCATATGCAGACGCTTGTTCAGAACCTCCTCGCCTATTCCCGTCTATCGTCAAACGCCCAACCTTATGTGCCCACGGATTTGCTGGAGATTGTTCAAAAGGCCCGGGATAACCTGGAACTGAAAATTGAGGAGACAGGGGCTTCCATCACCATCGGAGCCCTTCCAACAATCGACGCCGACCCGATTCAGATGATACAGCTTTTCCAAAATCTAATCAGTAATGCCTTGAGTTTTCACCGCGATGATCACCCTCCAAACCTGCATATTTACAGTATATCTGAACAGGCAATCGATGACGCCTCCTCCGGATATTTAGAAATACGCGTTCAGGACAACGGAATCGGATTTGACGAAAAATACCTGGAGCAGATCTTTAAGCCCTTCAAGCGGCTCCATACACGGCAAGCGTACGAAGGAACGGGCATGGGTCTTTCGATTTGCAGAAAAATTGTGGAGCGCCATGGCGGAGACATCACCGCTCGCAGTACTCCCGGTCAAGGCGCCACCTTCATGGTTCGCTTGCCCTTTGTCCAAAAGAAAGGCGGTCATTTTCCCACGAAAGGACAATAG
- a CDS encoding response regulator, translated as MASNLRQTGECTILIAEDDPDDRLIIQTAFDAGGLSNPLHFVSDGEELMDYLKKDRSSGKKLPPHILILDLNMPKKDGRRALWEIRNDPALRHLPVVVLTTSSAERDFKYCSRLGISDYVTKPNNLDEFIRFAKDVNQICGTA; from the coding sequence ATGGCATCCAACTTGAGACAAACCGGCGAGTGTACGATCCTCATCGCCGAGGATGACCCCGATGACCGTCTGATCATCCAGACGGCTTTTGATGCGGGGGGCCTCTCAAACCCCCTGCATTTCGTAAGCGATGGCGAAGAGCTGATGGACTATCTGAAGAAAGATAGGAGTTCCGGTAAGAAATTACCCCCACATATCCTCATCCTCGATCTTAACATGCCCAAAAAGGACGGCCGCAGGGCGCTTTGGGAAATCCGGAACGACCCGGCCTTGCGCCACTTGCCTGTGGTGGTCCTTACCACCTCCAGTGCAGAGCGGGATTTTAAGTATTGTTCCAGGCTCGGCATATCGGATTATGTCACAAAGCCTAATAATTTAGATGAATTTATACGATTCGCAAAGGATGTCAACCAGATTTGTGGAACAGCATAA
- a CDS encoding CbbQ/NirQ/NorQ/GpvN family protein, translating to MSIYSNPIEAIPLDEAPYYMATSDEIEIFTEAHRNQLPVLLKGPTGCGKTRFMEHMAWRLGLPLITVACHDDLTSGDLVGRYLIKGGETIWVDGALARAVKAGGICYLDEIVEARKDTTVVIHPLADDRRILPIEKLGEVLSAPPEFMLVISYNPGYQSVLKDLKPSTRQRFVAIDFNYPDQEKEADIIAGEAKVDKELASRLVKIGHMTRNLEERGLDEGASTRILIHAARLIRSGIDAEKACEVAIVNTLSDEAEMQRSIEEIVQAVF from the coding sequence ATGTCGATTTACTCAAACCCCATTGAGGCTATCCCCTTGGATGAAGCGCCCTATTATATGGCCACCTCAGACGAAATAGAGATCTTTACGGAGGCCCATCGGAATCAACTCCCGGTCCTCCTCAAGGGGCCCACGGGCTGCGGCAAGACGCGCTTCATGGAACACATGGCCTGGCGTCTGGGCCTTCCTCTGATCACGGTGGCGTGTCATGATGACTTGACGTCGGGCGACTTGGTGGGCCGCTATCTGATTAAGGGCGGAGAAACGATCTGGGTGGATGGCGCCCTCGCAAGAGCAGTAAAGGCAGGAGGGATCTGTTACCTGGATGAGATTGTGGAAGCCAGAAAGGATACCACCGTTGTCATCCATCCCCTGGCCGATGATCGTCGGATTCTACCCATTGAAAAGCTCGGCGAGGTCTTGTCAGCCCCTCCTGAATTCATGCTGGTAATCTCCTATAACCCTGGATATCAGAGCGTCTTGAAAGACCTCAAACCAAGCACAAGACAACGGTTTGTGGCCATTGATTTTAACTATCCGGACCAAGAGAAAGAGGCCGATATTATCGCCGGAGAAGCAAAGGTGGATAAGGAGCTCGCCTCCCGTCTGGTGAAGATCGGGCACATGACCCGTAATTTGGAAGAAAGAGGTCTCGATGAAGGTGCCAGCACACGGATTTTGATTCATGCGGCCCGGCTTATTAGATCCGGAATTGATGCGGAAAAGGCATGCGAAGTCGCCATTGTGAATACATTGAGCGATGAAGCAGAGATGCAACGGTCGATCGAAGAGATCGTCCAGGCCGTTTTCTAA
- a CDS encoding molybdopterin-dependent oxidoreductase: MKNRREALKIGVGWMATGIGLFFTPLFTAVRWASAEAKRVLLPKGTPLKSLINKNPANLDARHLEVTPLEDFGTMGLSDYKEDMARWHLEVIGEVKKPFQLSYQKMRALPTVEREVLLICPGFFANHGRWKGISMPDLLKRANVENDVTHVRFSGPAGPYEKVEQFPIKDVLSNKVFLAYSVNGKELPVKNGFPLRIVAQDYYGYNWVKYVSKVQLIKTG, from the coding sequence ATGAAAAACCGGAGAGAAGCCTTGAAAATAGGGGTAGGCTGGATGGCAACAGGCATCGGTCTTTTCTTTACCCCGCTCTTTACAGCTGTTCGGTGGGCTTCGGCCGAAGCCAAAAGGGTCCTCCTTCCCAAGGGCACGCCGCTGAAAAGCCTGATAAACAAGAATCCGGCGAATCTGGATGCAAGACACCTGGAGGTCACTCCGTTGGAGGACTTCGGCACTATGGGGTTGTCGGATTATAAGGAAGATATGGCCAGGTGGCATTTGGAAGTGATCGGAGAGGTCAAGAAGCCCTTTCAACTTTCCTACCAAAAAATGCGAGCCCTTCCGACTGTGGAGAGAGAAGTCCTTTTGATTTGTCCCGGTTTTTTCGCCAACCATGGCCGTTGGAAGGGTATCTCCATGCCGGATCTGCTCAAGAGGGCGAATGTGGAGAACGATGTCACGCATGTTCGGTTTTCAGGACCGGCAGGGCCGTATGAAAAAGTAGAACAATTTCCTATCAAAGATGTGCTCTCAAACAAGGTCTTTCTGGCTTACAGTGTAAACGGCAAAGAACTTCCGGTAAAAAACGGGTTTCCGCTTCGTATTGTTGCCCAAGACTATTATGGATACAACTGGGTCAAGTATGTGTCCAAAGTGCAGTTGATAAAGACGGGATAG
- a CDS encoding ferredoxin, whose translation MGKVVVIDTEECIGCESCVELCPEVFEFDEAAEKARVKLPEGGDEECIEEAISTCPVECIHWESS comes from the coding sequence ATGGGAAAAGTGGTTGTGATTGATACTGAAGAGTGTATCGGATGTGAAAGTTGTGTAGAGCTCTGCCCGGAGGTGTTCGAATTTGATGAAGCCGCTGAGAAAGCCCGCGTCAAGCTCCCGGAGGGCGGCGATGAAGAATGCATTGAAGAGGCCATTTCCACATGCCCGGTAGAATGCATTCATTGGGAAAGCTCTTAG
- a CDS encoding 4Fe-4S dicluster domain-containing protein: protein METGTKKPYQVISRKAFLDLMGRLMKEKRVMGPRGRPDQPGFHYFDWVDDPEALTMDYTTTTLPPKKAFFPPTETLLTFTLGNPPKVSESWLEDPFVLVGVHPCDLSAIEALDRAYAYPPPDRRWQHNRKRATIIGVDCLPDSYCFCESLGISQARRPCDLFLTPIRRGYFVEIYSPSGEQMLNQGECSEAGPRDFRDVLDWHQKKRGRFTTRLDANADELANILEMGDFSEIWEDIASRCYSCGSCNTTCPACFCFNMEDDFDWTLNSGVRRRTWDSCQLVDFAIVAGEHNFRGERRDRVRHRWHRKFLYLYRKFGRSYCTGCGRCSRACTADINIADETNRIISAFRKGTGNA, encoded by the coding sequence ATGGAAACCGGAACAAAAAAACCGTACCAGGTGATTTCAAGGAAGGCCTTTCTGGACCTCATGGGGCGTCTTATGAAAGAAAAGCGCGTAATGGGTCCACGGGGCCGACCGGATCAGCCGGGGTTTCATTATTTCGATTGGGTGGACGATCCCGAAGCGCTGACCATGGACTACACCACCACGACCCTTCCCCCCAAAAAGGCCTTTTTCCCGCCCACCGAGACCCTCTTGACGTTCACCCTTGGAAATCCTCCCAAGGTGTCGGAAAGCTGGCTGGAAGACCCTTTTGTGCTGGTGGGCGTACACCCCTGTGACCTGTCTGCAATCGAGGCATTGGATCGGGCCTATGCATATCCCCCGCCGGACCGGCGGTGGCAGCACAATCGCAAACGCGCTACCATCATAGGGGTAGACTGTTTGCCGGATTCGTATTGTTTTTGCGAATCCTTGGGAATTTCCCAAGCCCGAAGGCCCTGCGATCTTTTTCTGACCCCCATTCGCAGAGGGTATTTTGTGGAAATTTATTCTCCTTCGGGAGAACAGATGCTGAATCAGGGGGAATGCTCCGAGGCCGGGCCAAGGGACTTCCGGGATGTTCTCGACTGGCACCAGAAAAAAAGGGGACGGTTCACGACCCGTCTGGACGCAAATGCGGACGAGTTGGCGAACATCCTGGAGATGGGTGATTTTTCAGAGATCTGGGAGGATATTGCCTCACGCTGTTATAGCTGCGGGTCGTGCAACACCACCTGTCCCGCATGTTTTTGCTTCAACATGGAGGACGATTTTGATTGGACCCTGAACAGCGGTGTGAGACGACGGACCTGGGATTCCTGCCAGTTGGTGGATTTCGCAATAGTGGCAGGGGAGCATAATTTCCGGGGGGAACGGCGGGACCGGGTCAGGCACCGATGGCATCGAAAGTTCCTTTACCTCTATAGAAAGTTCGGTCGATCCTATTGTACCGGGTGTGGCCGGTGCAGCCGGGCCTGTACGGCCGATATCAATATCGCCGATGAGACTAACCGTATAATCTCGGCCTTCAGGAAAGGGACCGGAAATGCCTGA
- a CDS encoding Ni/Fe hydrogenase subunit alpha — translation MTDTCIHIHHLTRVEGHGDITVRIRNGSLEEVRFSVVEAPRFFEAFLRDRDYNEVTHLASRICGICAVSHRGAALKATESAFDSEISDQSLLLRRLAFHGEILSSHVLHIYFLAAPDYLGVPSLLHWAKRDRDTVLRAMRLKQTAYDLCKWVIGRHTHPVAMNVGGFPFVHNTRQLAPLREALVASMADIRDTVSLFNSFSIPTFERDTEYISLSHPDQYAIYDGDIVSSEGTKIPPRQYRDIIHEYIVPYSTAKYARANRPEYMVGALARVNNNFGQLSPFAREIADLAGLTVPCFNPFMNTTAQIVECAHCLEDSVQIIDRLLETGICVEDEQTEIRPCAGGGVGAVEAPRGILFHEYEYDEKGKCLSANLVIPTAQNLGNLEADMRAFTPGVLHQEEGAIAHALEMLVRAYDPCISCSTHVVRLE, via the coding sequence ATGACCGATACCTGCATCCACATTCACCATCTCACCCGCGTGGAGGGTCACGGGGATATCACTGTCAGGATTCGGAACGGCTCCCTGGAGGAAGTACGATTCTCTGTGGTGGAAGCCCCCCGGTTCTTCGAGGCCTTTCTTCGAGATAGAGATTACAATGAAGTGACCCATCTGGCTTCCCGGATTTGCGGCATATGCGCGGTAAGCCATAGAGGTGCAGCACTCAAGGCCACTGAATCGGCCTTTGACTCGGAGATTTCGGATCAGTCCCTCCTCCTCAGGCGATTGGCCTTTCATGGAGAAATTTTGAGCAGTCATGTGCTCCATATTTATTTTCTGGCCGCCCCGGATTACCTCGGGGTCCCCAGTCTCTTGCACTGGGCAAAGAGGGATCGGGATACGGTACTTCGGGCCATGCGGTTGAAACAGACGGCCTACGATCTCTGCAAATGGGTGATCGGCCGGCACACCCATCCCGTGGCCATGAACGTGGGAGGCTTTCCTTTTGTCCACAATACCAGACAGCTGGCCCCCCTAAGGGAGGCGCTGGTTGCCAGTATGGCGGATATCCGGGATACGGTTTCCCTGTTCAACTCCTTTTCCATCCCGACCTTTGAACGGGATACAGAATACATTTCGCTGAGCCACCCGGACCAATACGCCATTTATGACGGGGATATCGTCTCCAGCGAGGGCACCAAGATTCCGCCCCGGCAATATAGGGACATTATCCATGAATACATTGTTCCGTACTCTACGGCCAAGTACGCCCGCGCTAATCGCCCCGAGTACATGGTGGGGGCCCTGGCCCGAGTCAATAACAACTTCGGACAGCTGAGCCCGTTCGCCAGGGAGATCGCTGATCTGGCAGGGCTGACAGTTCCGTGTTTCAATCCATTCATGAATACCACGGCCCAGATTGTGGAATGTGCCCACTGTCTGGAAGACAGCGTTCAGATCATCGACCGGCTGCTTGAGACCGGCATTTGCGTTGAAGATGAGCAGACGGAAATACGGCCCTGCGCCGGAGGGGGAGTGGGCGCTGTAGAAGCGCCTCGCGGCATCCTGTTTCATGAATATGAATATGATGAAAAAGGCAAATGCCTCTCTGCAAACCTGGTGATTCCCACTGCCCAGAATCTGGGGAACCTGGAAGCGGACATGCGGGCCTTCACCCCCGGAGTCCTCCACCAAGAGGAGGGCGCCATTGCCCATGCGCTCGAGATGCTGGTCCGTGCGTATGATCCCTGTATTTCCTGTTCCACCCATGTGGTGAGGCTGGAGTGA
- a CDS encoding FAD/NAD(P)-binding protein yields the protein MPEIKSAEQKPPYYPSYFPDLARIVRIKQEVMDAVIELEMAGGRPLGHMPGQFVQVSMFGYGEIPISVCSPPGRAERFKLCVRPVGRVSKALHEAAEGDWVGIRGPFGRGFPVEIMEGRDILLAAGGIGLAPLRSLVQYLRDHREAYGRIILVYGARNPSLILFKEDVDTWCRDPSMEMYVTVDEADESWTGRTGVLTGPIKEEIEISPVQTMAAVVGPPVMYRFVAAELLAKGMSKRKIYFSLERHFKCGIGKCGHCQLNGIYVCQDGPVFRYSDLVGLSEAVEAWAPE from the coding sequence ATGCCTGAAATTAAATCAGCGGAACAAAAACCCCCGTATTATCCCTCCTATTTTCCGGATTTGGCGAGAATCGTCCGGATCAAACAGGAGGTCATGGATGCGGTGATCGAACTGGAGATGGCCGGGGGCAGGCCCCTGGGGCACATGCCGGGCCAATTCGTCCAGGTATCCATGTTCGGATACGGCGAGATCCCCATCTCGGTCTGCTCCCCGCCCGGTCGGGCAGAAAGATTCAAGCTGTGTGTCCGTCCCGTGGGCCGCGTGAGCAAGGCCCTTCATGAAGCCGCCGAAGGGGATTGGGTGGGGATCCGGGGGCCTTTCGGCCGCGGATTTCCCGTCGAGATCATGGAAGGGAGGGACATCCTCCTTGCAGCCGGGGGGATCGGATTGGCCCCTCTGCGATCACTGGTCCAGTATCTTAGGGATCATCGGGAGGCGTACGGACGGATCATTCTGGTGTATGGCGCCAGAAATCCCTCTCTGATTCTGTTCAAGGAGGATGTGGATACCTGGTGCCGGGACCCAAGCATGGAGATGTATGTGACCGTGGATGAGGCGGATGAATCCTGGACCGGCCGGACCGGGGTTCTCACCGGACCCATCAAGGAGGAAATCGAGATCAGCCCTGTTCAAACCATGGCCGCGGTAGTGGGACCGCCGGTGATGTACCGGTTTGTGGCCGCGGAACTCCTGGCAAAGGGGATGAGTAAACGGAAGATCTACTTTTCCCTGGAGCGGCATTTCAAGTGCGGGATCGGAAAGTGCGGCCATTGTCAACTGAATGGGATTTACGTGTGCCAGGACGGACCTGTTTTCCGGTATTCCGATCTGGTGGGTCTGTCAGAAGCCGTGGAAGCATGGGCACCGGAATAA
- a CDS encoding ferritin family protein gives MTKDALFRASEMLDMAVRIEHQGLKFYEACQASQADPEVKEVFKYLMDQEKAHARVFSHMREELREDYTLPESYPGEMRNYLDAFVKGEVFEDPGQAGEKGSEMKDPVEAVDFGLEIEKASILFYSGMKQYVRASEVRNVDRIIAEEQQHVKRLLSLRKKMEA, from the coding sequence ATGACCAAGGATGCCCTGTTTAGGGCCAGCGAAATGCTGGACATGGCCGTTCGAATCGAGCACCAGGGATTGAAGTTCTACGAGGCGTGCCAGGCTTCCCAGGCAGACCCCGAGGTGAAGGAGGTATTCAAATATCTAATGGATCAGGAAAAAGCGCACGCCCGAGTGTTCTCCCATATGAGGGAGGAACTTCGGGAGGACTATACACTGCCTGAGAGTTACCCCGGGGAGATGCGAAATTATCTGGATGCCTTTGTCAAGGGGGAGGTGTTCGAAGACCCTGGCCAGGCCGGTGAAAAGGGGAGCGAAATGAAAGATCCCGTGGAGGCCGTTGATTTCGGGCTGGAAATCGAAAAGGCGTCCATTTTGTTCTATTCGGGGATGAAACAGTATGTGAGGGCCTCTGAGGTCCGGAATGTGGATAGAATAATCGCCGAAGAGCAGCAGCATGTCAAACGGCTGTTGTCCCTTCGAAAAAAGATGGAAGCCTGA
- a CDS encoding 2-oxoacid:acceptor oxidoreductase subunit alpha: protein MKDLNVVIAGSAGEGIQTIGEILSHTLCRQGYSVFAWQEYESRIRGGQNSYSIRVGEEPNNAPLLSADILLALNEGAAKKYEGLLKEEGVLISQNKGTDGMIAIPFDEIAKEEVGGGIYANTVAVGALINVLGVDLETLNAVLERTFSEKGEEVLKANYKAAEKGFERAERDCGDRCPWTLPPRDTRHAFISGNEAIPIAAAYAGCRFISAYPMTPSTGIITALAKAQERFGVFAEQAEDEIAAINMALGAGYGGARAMTATSGGGFALMVEGISLAGMTETPLVIVLGQRPGPATGLPTRTAQGDLLFAINAGHGEFPKMVLAASDPKDAFQKTVRAFNMADKYQIPVILLTDQLLADAHYSFRDFENFDNPVYHLADPSQIEEYKRYQLSPDGISPRLYPGQSGHLVCVDSDEHDEEGHITEDLSGIVQAMVEKRLAKFQKLRSEVNPPEEVYSEDVEFILVGWGSSRPAILEGIELLKQEDIRAGMIHFTELWPLPEYHFPEGVALWTVENNATGQLARLLRSEFGLSFEGTLHRYDGLPLTGEYIRSQIHAQHRNV, encoded by the coding sequence ATGAAAGATTTGAATGTGGTAATCGCAGGATCCGCCGGCGAAGGGATTCAAACGATCGGAGAAATCCTTTCTCATACCCTTTGCCGACAGGGGTATTCGGTATTCGCATGGCAAGAGTATGAATCACGGATTCGGGGAGGGCAGAATAGCTACTCGATTCGGGTGGGGGAAGAACCCAACAATGCGCCGTTGCTCTCTGCAGACATTCTTCTGGCATTGAATGAAGGCGCTGCAAAGAAGTACGAGGGTCTTCTCAAGGAAGAAGGTGTCCTGATTTCACAAAACAAGGGCACCGACGGCATGATTGCCATCCCTTTTGACGAAATCGCAAAAGAGGAAGTCGGGGGGGGGATCTATGCCAATACAGTGGCTGTCGGGGCCTTGATAAATGTTTTGGGGGTGGATCTTGAAACCCTGAACGCGGTGCTGGAACGTACGTTTTCAGAAAAAGGCGAAGAGGTCCTGAAAGCCAACTACAAGGCGGCAGAAAAAGGCTTTGAACGCGCAGAACGAGACTGCGGGGACAGGTGCCCCTGGACATTGCCGCCCAGGGATACCCGACATGCCTTTATCTCGGGTAATGAGGCGATCCCCATCGCCGCAGCCTACGCCGGATGCCGCTTTATTTCCGCCTATCCGATGACGCCGTCGACTGGGATCATTACCGCCCTGGCGAAAGCGCAGGAGAGGTTTGGGGTGTTTGCCGAACAGGCGGAGGATGAGATTGCTGCGATCAATATGGCCCTGGGTGCCGGTTATGGGGGGGCGAGGGCGATGACCGCCACCTCCGGAGGGGGATTTGCCCTGATGGTGGAAGGGATCAGCCTGGCAGGCATGACCGAAACGCCATTGGTGATCGTCCTTGGCCAACGGCCGGGACCGGCTACCGGGCTTCCCACCAGAACCGCCCAGGGGGACCTCCTTTTCGCCATTAATGCCGGACATGGGGAATTCCCCAAAATGGTATTGGCCGCCTCTGATCCGAAGGACGCCTTTCAAAAGACGGTGCGTGCCTTTAATATGGCCGATAAATACCAGATTCCGGTGATTCTGCTTACAGATCAACTCCTGGCGGATGCCCATTATTCCTTTCGTGATTTTGAAAATTTCGATAATCCCGTCTATCACTTGGCTGATCCCTCGCAAATAGAGGAATACAAGCGCTATCAGCTCAGTCCCGATGGCATATCCCCCAGACTTTATCCGGGGCAGAGCGGCCATCTGGTTTGCGTGGACAGTGATGAACACGATGAGGAGGGCCACATTACCGAAGATCTTTCCGGAATTGTGCAGGCTATGGTTGAAAAGCGACTCGCGAAATTCCAAAAACTCAGAAGCGAGGTGAACCCCCCGGAGGAGGTCTACTCAGAAGATGTTGAGTTCATCCTGGTGGGGTGGGGCTCCTCCAGGCCGGCCATTCTGGAAGGCATCGAATTGTTGAAGCAGGAAGACATTCGGGCAGGGATGATCCATTTTACGGAGCTGTGGCCTCTGCCTGAATACCATTTTCCAGAAGGAGTTGCCTTGTGGACTGTTGAAAACAATGCCACCGGCCAGTTGGCCCGGCTGTTGCGCTCGGAATTCGGACTCTCTTTTGAGGGCACCCTCCATCGTTATGACGGTCTACCTTTAACCGGCGAATACATAAGGAGTCAGATTCATGCCCAGCATAGAAACGTATAA
- a CDS encoding 2-oxoacid ferredoxin oxidoreductase (catalyzes the coenzyme A-dependent decarboxylation of 2-oxoacids, such as pyruvate and 2-oxoglutarate), whose translation MPSIETYNSNAENQWCPGCPNFGILQAVKKAFVDLDKKPDQICLVSGIGQAAKLPHYLRCNLFNGLHGRAIPVASGIQVANPNLTTLVVTGDGDCYGEGGNHFIHAIRRNPNITVMVHNNEIYALTKGQASPTTPLGEKRSLQVKGVDIEPLNMPMIAITNNCTFVARGFARKIDHLKTILVEAVKHPGLSYVDVIQPCITWGTRPVAWYEERVQELGEDHDSGDKKAALEKALITDDTIPIGILYRTEPRSAFAHRYRSEVTEGPLAEMPAMEADQLKDILSRYIP comes from the coding sequence ATGCCCAGCATAGAAACGTATAACAGCAACGCGGAAAACCAGTGGTGTCCGGGATGCCCGAATTTCGGCATCCTCCAGGCGGTTAAGAAGGCTTTCGTGGATTTGGACAAAAAGCCGGATCAGATATGCCTGGTTTCCGGGATCGGCCAGGCGGCGAAACTCCCTCATTATCTCAGATGCAATCTGTTTAACGGTCTTCACGGCCGCGCCATCCCGGTGGCATCGGGAATTCAGGTCGCCAACCCGAATCTGACCACCCTCGTGGTTACCGGGGACGGGGATTGCTATGGGGAAGGGGGGAATCATTTCATCCACGCTATTCGGAGAAACCCCAATATAACGGTGATGGTTCACAACAATGAAATTTATGCCCTGACCAAAGGGCAGGCCTCACCCACGACGCCTCTTGGAGAAAAGCGTTCCCTCCAAGTCAAGGGGGTGGATATTGAACCGCTCAACATGCCGATGATTGCCATCACAAATAACTGTACATTCGTCGCCCGGGGATTTGCCCGCAAAATCGATCACCTGAAAACGATTCTGGTGGAAGCGGTCAAACATCCGGGGCTTTCCTATGTGGATGTGATCCAGCCATGCATCACTTGGGGGACGCGGCCGGTCGCGTGGTATGAGGAACGCGTGCAGGAACTGGGAGAGGATCATGATTCAGGGGACAAGAAGGCGGCATTGGAAAAGGCGCTGATAACCGATGATACCATACCCATCGGCATCCTTTACCGAACCGAGCCGAGATCCGCCTTTGCCCATCGGTATCGGTCGGAGGTCACGGAGGGTCCGTTGGCGGAGATGCCGGCTATGGAAGCGGATCAACTGAAGGACATCCTTTCCAGGTATATTCCGTGA
- a CDS encoding ferredoxin, whose amino-acid sequence MKATVDEMKCRTVGLCVKECPDVFRFQEGSKRAAVRIDPIPLSLQACCRRAATLCPNGAIIVEE is encoded by the coding sequence ATGAAGGCTACGGTGGATGAGATGAAGTGCCGGACAGTGGGTCTGTGTGTTAAAGAATGCCCGGACGTATTTCGCTTCCAAGAGGGGAGCAAGAGGGCTGCTGTCAGAATTGACCCGATTCCATTGTCCCTCCAGGCATGTTGTCGAAGGGCTGCAACGCTTTGCCCGAATGGCGCCATAATTGTTGAAGAATGA